The following coding sequences are from one Paenibacillus stellifer window:
- a CDS encoding CopG family ribbon-helix-helix protein, producing the protein MANLQSTKRIMISLPDHLLQEVDGIVELENSNRSELIRQAMKLYLSERRKRSIRESMQRGYMEMAKINLTMACEAFLAEEDADSTLGRLVSGV; encoded by the coding sequence TTGGCCAATTTACAGAGCACCAAAAGAATCATGATTAGCTTGCCCGATCATCTCTTGCAAGAGGTGGATGGAATTGTCGAACTGGAGAATTCCAACCGCAGCGAATTGATTCGGCAGGCCATGAAGCTGTATCTTAGCGAACGGAGGAAGCGTTCCATAAGGGAGTCCATGCAGCGCGGATACATGGAGATGGCCAAGATCAACTTGACCATGGCATGTGAAGCGTTCCTAGCCGAGGAAGATGCAGACAGTACTCTTGGCCG